The following is a genomic window from Strix aluco isolate bStrAlu1 chromosome 3, bStrAlu1.hap1, whole genome shotgun sequence.
AGGGGATCTTCATATGAAAAAATGAGCTGCAGGCACAGATGCTGAGTCTGCAGAGCACCAAGGTGCACTGGCTTGCACTTGAGAATCTTTCCCCATGTGTAGTTAACAGTGTACGTGTGTCTGTTTGTGCATGGGCGTAGTGCAGAATACTGCTGTTCTGAACTGGAAAGTTTGCCTGTGGCAGTCATCTTCGTCTGATGATTTTTATATAAGGCTAGAACCATTTTTCTTACCATGacaaaataataatgtaattaatTGCTAAAATATTAATGCACATgagtaaaaaatgtaaaaaaatgccaaaacccacaaaaacagcaACCCAAACCAACCAGATTAACTTTTGCAATTGAGAATTACTTCCTTCTAAAGAGTATGCTTTTTAGTACTGAACAATTTAAAGTAGTTACCTGGGGTTAATGTGAACTGGATCATAAGAGCTTTGCAAATAAGTTCTTAGGAAGTATATACATCAAAACCAAGGTGGTATTTTTTCCTAGATTAACTTTGGTTTTACTCAGTGCTGTAAAGATTTCAGTTAGTATTGTGCTTAGAATTTTCTTGTCTTCCAAGCTAGTGATTGTAGAGTAACTTCAATTCTTCACATGTGCATTTTCTGAGCATGTGTAACATACAGCCTACATAAGGAGATGTTGTGTAGAGTGAGAGAGGAGTGAAAGAACCCTTACTGCAGCAGTATTCAGAGATCACTAGTGTGGCTTCAGGGTATAGCAGTCCTAAGTGTTTTCTTTCAGGCATCTTGGCAGAGTACAAGCATTTTGTAAATCCAGGGTTGGAGAGAGCCCTGCGTTGAGCTCGCAGAGCAGCTTTGCCAGTGTTTCAGCAGAGGGGCTTCTGGTATTCATGTGATGGCTTGTGCCTTCAAAGTGCAAGTGAAATCATAGAAATCTGTTATGTATTGGGGCTTGGTGCTTTCAGATCCTTAAAAAGAACGTCTTCATAGCTGAATAGTTGTTACTACTGTAATGTGTTCTAGTTAACATCTTAAAGTATTACTTTCTCTAATGGCTCTATTTCTTtgaccattttttttaatgtgctccTAAGACTAGGAGGCTACTATCCAGTTAGGCTACTTGAGTGTATACGTATCCTTAAACACAAGGAACAATGTTAAAATTACAGTGGCTGTGTTAATAGTTTCAGTGGCATTTGTTTTAAGCTGTGTTTGAGTATCTTGTTTGAAACTAATCATGTTTCTCTTGTTTTTACTAATACTGTACTCTGGCACTTTGCTAAATCATGTGTCATTAAGGGCTGCTAcaggtaattttaaaaatgtaaatggacAAAATTCTTACACTCTTAAAAACTGTAAATCCTGTCCCTAATACATGGTTGCCCTTTTTGTATACATAATTTAACAGAGCAGAACttgtgcaaaaaaaataaatttgaatgcTCATGTTAATTATAGCTAGCAcaaatttattcttgtttttatGGTCAGTAGCACTAAGTTGAACTAGAACATGAAGGAAGACAAATGCTAACTTGCACGATAATCATAGTTTTCAGGGACCTGTTCTAGCCATACATGGTTAGAGAGAAATCTGTGGTTTATTATATACTACATAAGAGGCAGTTTCTGTCCTACTGTTGTCTGTGGGGTTTCTTGTCTGCTAGCACTGAGGGAGAAGGAAGCACAAAATAGCCCACCATCAAACAGGGTGCAAAGCAAAGCAGGATGTGAGTTTGAATATCAAACACTAGTAGCACTGTTACTTTGACTCTTACTAGCATTTGACTTGTTTAGGAGTCTCAGAGCTGCTATTATGCTGCTTATTGCTTTTACTCCTCAGTGTTGCATGGGAGCGAAAGTATTCACTTCAACCTGCCAAAAGAATTTGTGATGATATGAATGTTGCAAAATGTGGAGTTTCGGGGTATATGATGTTTGCTAATATCAACCTCAGAGCAGACTGATGGGGTGGTGGAACTATGGAATTTTGATGTTCTCTGaactttaaaaaactgaaattctTCAGCTGTCTTGCCTTGTTTAATATTAGCTagataaatacataaatagtttgggatttttttgaaaacCTAAGATTTAGGATGCATCTGTAGCCTCATCTTGATGCCTTGAGTTTTCACTGGCTTTGTGCTCATGAGACATTAAAACAGTCCCACTTCATACATTAAAACTACCTCCTTTAACTTGCTTCTCCTCACTGGGCTCTTGAAGACTGATCTGAACATAAAAATGCTAGTACGTGGGagtcaaaacatttcaaactAAGACCAGCAAACCACAATGGAAGTATGACTCTATGCAACAAATTAAGCTTAGAGGGATAGCATTATATGCAGTAGCATTCATTTTTGTGGTAAAATTGTCCCGTTTTTAACTTAGACTGTGCTAATCAGTCTTGGGGCTTCTATTCCAGGAACATTACAGCATCCAAAATCCTACTGAACCCAAGATACTGTCTTAATGCTGCTATTAAGCTTGTAAATGAGTGATTGCAATACTTGTAGTTTATGAAGCTCATGGACTAGATGACAATAAAATGAGGTCAGCACAAGAAAAAGGCAGTCTGGATTTTGCCTCTAATGTATTGCAAAATCTGCCAGCTTCCAGAGATACAGTTCCATTTGTCTATCTTGATAAATTATTAATATCTAGCAAGTTAAAATGTACTATGCCCTTAAAGCAATGGTAATGCTTTAGCACTTAAAGTATCTAGTATCAGTGTCAGAGCACTGTAACAGATGTGcaagtctattaaaaaaaacccacaacttttttCAGCTGAAAGCTTGTAGCCAAATAGGTGGTCTTCAGAGGAGATCTCCAGTCTTTAATCAGTTCTTGTTACTTGGGTTTTGTGCTGTAGGCTGTTAGATTTCACCTTAAATAGCTTTTCTACCTGTTAATCTTTCTAGCCAATACATGCATCTGGCAAAAACAGCATCTTGCCTTGTTCAGACACCAGCATTTCTGGTGCTGATAGGTAGGTGCATGTTTCTGTCTTGGCAGCATcatgcatgaaaaaaatcaatctttcaaTCTAGGGACTGTTCTATAGAAGCATTTATTTTGCTGTGATGCTTCAACTAGACTGCTAGCAGTAGAGTTATCCATTATTTTTAGTAAGGTTTTCACAGAACTGTGTTGCTGTTGACTGTGCAGAAATTCACAGTTAGATATCGACCCAATGGCTAAAGAAGCTGAAATTTTCAAATTGTTCACTGACAACTAACCACAGTTGTAGAGAGTATCAGCTATGTTTGTCAAAAGACAGTTTGAACCAAGATGGAGTTAATGGGGAGGAGGTACCATGTTGACACCGGCTCAAAACAAATTGAAATTATTACAAGTGCTGTTTTAATAGATATCGTTTTTTAAGTTATTGTTGTATAAAATAGTCAATCGTGCACGATATTGTTGTAAGATGTATCTTACTAATAAGGTGGTTTATATTTAAATAGAGCAAAACTGATGTTTTCTCAATTAGAAAAATTGTGAGGATTTTGAATGTCATTAGAAAATATCCTAGATTAactgctgatttttttggggTCTTGAATCTTAAAAAAAGGACCCTGACGAAGCCGAGGAAAGTGGAACACAGGGAAAATTGGTGGAAGCGCTCAGGCAAATGAGAATTAATCATAGGGGGAACTACCGCCACCTCCTGGAAGAGATGCTGACTAGTTACAGGCTAGCTAAGATGCAGGGAGAAGAGAGCACTGCTGAATCAGCGGCAGCATCTACTTCAGGTATTCATGCTGGACCCAGTGACCCCGTGCCAGACACCCACACAGAATCTGGGAGTCGCCTTGCTGAAATACAGAGCTCAAACGAAGATTCAGGGATGAATGAGATGGGTGATAAACAGACATAATGTTTAACATAGCGGATTTAACGCTTCGCTTCACTTggtgtattttcctttgtttatatCTCAACATTTGTCACATCTATCCTAGATGTCTGTTTGGTTTTACTTTACTTACTTGTACAGATTGTTTATacaaagctctttttttccttagaagttCAACTACTATAGTATACTGTAGTAATTGCATCTTACGTTGTGTAGCAAGGAGTTAACTTccccttttgattttttttaaatcctgtgaCACCAACAGTAGGAACCTAACATGctaatgcaaaaataaattttgcaacTTAAGTACATActtaaataacaattttaatGGTATATGTTTGCTAATTGTAATCCACATCTTAGTTGTATCTTTGTGCAAATTGAATTATACAAATTcttttttccacagcattcaTATACTGCATGTTTGTATTTGAATTGTGTATAGTTTATATCACATCTAAATTACAAAAGCTATTACATTTTAGGTTGTCACTTATTCTTcatgaaatgtgttttattttttttccaatttagaTTGTATCCACTGTTCATCATAAATACCGATTTTTCTAGGTGACTGTATTATTACTTCCCAGGTTGTAGCATAACATATATCCAGAAGTGAAAATGTACTTAGATTTAGTACGTAGTGTCAAGTTCTAAGAATTTGTGTTTAAGTGAAAATAAAGAATATACTGTGAAATAATATCTGTATGCATATTGACTCTTTTAAGCAAGTAATAAACTCCCTTTTGAAATGCTATCATTCTGACATGACTTGAAACTTTTCATAGCTTCTGATATTAACTCATGATGTTCATTAGTTTctacaaatatttcagtaattttggGTTTGGCACATTCATCATAATCCTTTCAGCAACATGTCTCAGGTTCGAATTGAACACCACCCATATAAATGAGTAAACTGACTATTCTACCCAAGTTAACCTTCTGCCAAatcttttctgtgtcttttggTGTACGACACATGTATGTACGTGCATTCGGGTAGATCAGCGATAATATTGGAAATGTACAGTGGTAGTAACTAATCTGCTAATACGTTAATTCTAGAATTCTTGTGTCTGTGGCCAGTTGATAATATAACACTTGCACAAAAATATCATTGTTCAAAATAGATATAAATTTTACTGCCTTAATGAAGAGGAGCCTGCAGAAATTTCTTGCTGACCAGGAATGCCTGAAGAGCTGAGTTCcttagtattttatatttttagggGTTGTTTTAGTCTATAGATATATCTATTGATAACTATAATTTAGTACAATTTTAGGTAATACTTGTTTTTAAGTCTTTATGCTATAATAACTTTACTGGGTTCATGTTTTATAAAAAGTAAATTCCATCGTGAAACTGAGTAACACAGAATGTTTGTGTGTAGAAGTGGGCAggtatggaaaaaaggaaaatgtctgtTTTACGCTAGTATTCTACTTAATTATGGCACTGAAATCCAAAGtgcaacaaaatgttttcatttgtattgGTGAGTAGTaatatttctcctcttcttttcctgtaGGGTGCTGGAGATCTAGAAGATCCGTGGTAGCCTTACAAATCTACTAAAATGCTTTTGATtctgaaaggggggaaaaaaaaacacttttaaatctgttttcttcaatACAAGGGAAAAATTCTGGTGGATTTCCAACACTTTGTGAAATGGGCAGAAAGATATTAGAATTTTCCatcatttgttcatttttgtgttttctgataTTGCCACTCTTAGCATTGCCTGTACTACAGTATTTTTACCAGCCTCAGGCATACTGATTACATCTGTAATGAACTTTGGCCctaaaaagaaggaaggaatgaTTCTCTCGCAGATTGGTATATGTACCTGAGGTGCATGGGATTGTAGGTGTACTCTGAAGATACACTGTGGCTAAATGAAACGTGCAACACACAAGCATGAGAGAGTACAAGTAATTGTTGGAGACATTACTTATTTCACTTTCCCGAGTTGGAAGGCTTTGCAGCTCTGTGGCTTGGAAGTAATTTTAATTGGGCAATATGCTATCagatgtgttgggtttttttaattttccagttttaccTGTATTACCAGACCGTTAGGTTTCCCTGCGGTGTCCAAATTGTCATACGTTGCCTACTGCTTGCTTGAAGATAAGTGTATTTGGCAATAATATATGAAGATTCTAGGCATCTAAAAAGAGTAAGAATTTTACGCATGTGTACAACACACCCTTAAACTCTTGCTagagaaaatcttttaaaaccaAACTGATGAATTTATAGTTAGTAGTGACTTGCTTTGACATCTCTCACAGctgcaggttttttaaaaaatgctgaaaatttgcCTTTATTATAATGtaaattgtgattatttttttgttctatatGTGGTTTTCTAtagttttttgatttttttcagcttaagATATACAGACAGAAGTCTTGTGTAATATGGGtataatttttattgtttgcatTATTTTCAAAGTTCAAATTATCACTTTGAGATTACTATAAATACACTTAAAATTatctattttaaattaagaaaatattagaGATATTTTCATGGGTTCAATGACCTTTCATTTTATAAGCAATGGGCATGGTACAGAGTGGCTGTCATGTAAGGTACTTGAAGATTCTTAGTTTAATTCTATTTTTGCAATAACCTTGactttttttctgacttctttgAGTTGTGCATGTAATGAGTCCAGTAAATGCTGAAAATGGGGAAGAGTAAAGTATTTATCTAAAATAAAAGCTATTGGGGAGGGGAAACAATGAATGTATCCATCTGTACATGATTTACATGCTGTGGATGCCTTGTAaacattttcctatttgtttaaacTGTGTTTCAGCGAGGATGTAATTGCCCTTGTGTGTAGTTTTAAGCTAATGACAGTCATCAACTGGTTTTGTGTGAAATGGAATTCATggtatttttctgtaactttatCCCCATGGTGAGTCTGTAAAAACCACATGCTCTTTCATACTGGTGCCGAAGGCCAGCTTTCCCAATCATTTTGATTCACTGtgtatctaatttttttttggtctagaGAGGATTATTGCCacagtatattttatttattcattagaTTTTAGCCTTGTAAGTTAAAGTGTTCTAAATGATGATGTTAACAGGTATTTGTCCCTTTActggtttttttggggttgttaAAAGATAGGGAATGAAGAATGCAAAATGGTTTATTGTTCAGACTGTCCGCTCTGGTCCAACCCTGTACTGATAGTACCTTCCCAGTATGATATTGTGATGTTTCATACAATACAGTGAACATAACCAACTTGTTATCTTCAATAAAGGATTGCTAAAACAGTGTGATATGCTTTATATTTTCTTGAGAAGGATTTATCAAGAAGATGCAAGTGTTCTATATAAAAAGATAACCAAATAGGATTTGAGGTGTCTCTTAGTGATGGATTTGTGTTTGTTCTACAGTGAATGTGGCTCTTCGTCACAGTAAGGCAGAAGTTTCAAAGTGGGCTTCTCTGGGAGACAGAAGAGTACAAACAACATTTAGTGCTCCTAGGGCAAATCCATCCCAAGTTCAGCTGGAGAGAGTtttcatttaaagtttaaaaattcagattAAACTTGACATTTTGGTCAACTCATTTCTTGAAGTTTCTTTAAGATCGAAGGTTAGACCTATAAAGTATAACTTTTGTACAGTGTTTTGGATAGAAATTTCTTTAACATTAACTCTCTCACATTAAaacttttactgatttttttttttaaaaaaaacttattaATGATGTTATTTAGCTGGCTGGGAAAGGAGAACAAAACCCTCCATGTTATTGATACTGCATGGTAATAACCTGTCTGAATATTTAGTGTTACATTGGAATGGGTGTATTTATGAACAGCCTGTAGATTTTTGAGTCTATAAGCTCTAGAAGTTCTTTGAGCTTTTTTGTTGGATCCGCTTGTACAGCGTAACCCCTGTATCCTTTCCTcaagaaatgcaatttttaataCCTTGTTCTACTGGTGAGAGTTCTTGTACTCCATAGGCTTCAGTCCCATGAGCACTTAAtatgtgtagggtttttttacatCATGTGGATAGTCTCCCTGAAATAAAAGAGTTTATGCTTTTATTGTGTAGAAGTGAAGCATGCATGTAGTTTTTTCAAAGAGAAGGACCGTAGCTTGCACAGCTACAACAAAATGTAAATCAGGACAtctttttttcctacagattAGCACTACATTCCATTCATGCATCCACTGGGTTCCGAATTCTAATCCTGTTTTTAGTTTAATCAAAATACTGTTCAGATTTcagcagcctggaaaaaaaaaaaaaacaacctgtgcTTGTTGACTTTGTATTCTTAGAGTGAGAAGTTTGAATGTTTGGTAAAATTTGTTCATGTATTTGCTTTAACTTCTCaattttaacatttgtttttaaattatgttctCTTAGTTACTGGGTGGCAATATACTTAACATAAAGATAGTTCTGTAGAACACAGAGTGAGGAGTGTCTCTTCCACCTCGGGTCTTTCTGACATGCCAAATCAgcttaattcatttttttctcttctttttttatgaCTTCTCCTGTAACAGAGACAACGTATTCTGTGTCAGTTCTCAAATCTGCCCTCTGATAATCTTgagcaaatttttttttactgatccTCATTAACATGTTAAATGGAATAGGGGATAAAATGGATGCAAATGTAAGTGGTGTCATCCTGACCTTCTCAAAAGGCTTGTAGGAGAGGTTAACTACTATGAAAGTCTCCTCTTAATAGACTGGATCTACATGTGCTTATTTGAGCCTGCATGCAACCCTTTGCAGGATGTGACCAAAATATCCATACTTTCCATGGCCCTTATGTGAATCTGATGCTGACGTTGCTATTTAggtgaaagagttaaaaaaaacaaaaccaaaacaaaacaaaaacaaacaaaaaaaaacaccaacaaaaaaccacaacaccacaaaaaacccaaacaaattgtATGTTCAAAATAGATAAGATGTCAACTCTTAACACATCACAGGCTAGCTGTTAGGTAGCTTCTTGGTATCATGTATAAAGTGGAGTTAAGTCAGCCACTTCATCTGTGAGCTTGCTTATACTGTCAGCCATAATCAGTGGCTTAAATCTTAAGTAAAATTAGCCCCAGAAAACCAGTCATTTTTCTTTGGCACTTTAAAGGTTCATAGTGGAAATCAAAATCAATAGGAACTCAATATTAGTTACAGCATTGAACCAAACCTTAGTGGGCAGTTTTTACTTCTGGAAGATGAAGCAAGAAACAGTGCTGCCTGGCATCTAGGTATCAGGTCTGTTCAGGCAAAAACTCCACAGTGTCAAGCAGTTTTTAATCTATCCGTTAATTTCGATTTTGTTGGGCTAGAAAGCAAATTTTAGATTTAAAGCTTGTCTACTGAAGGCATGTTGCTTTTAGCTCTTTACAGTTGTTTTTAGCTctataataaaaattaagttaGAGGGAGGTATCTCCACTGGTGCAGGTGAGCAGCTACCTGGGATGCTTCCAGAGATAAAGGCAATTTAACAAAACCACAATAAAGTACCCAAGTCACTGAACTTTTGCAGTATAATCCAGGTAAGTACGCAGTTCATGCAGTTGGAATTCCACCTGAGGTCTCATGCATCTTCGTAACCCCTTCCTCTGTGTGTCAATCTGATCTTGTCCTGCTCTTGTTACTTGGACTGCTGCTGTGCAGATCTGGCTTAACTAGGCTTTGCTTGTACTGTCTTACATTCCTACCTAACTCCTCCTGTGTTGCTCGGAAGACAAGTAGCTTTTGCATTTTAGCATGACTGCGCCTTCTTTTTGTGTTTAGCTCACTGCTTGAGGTCATCTCTCATTTCCATCATTCACTTTGTCACTTGCTTAATCAGTGCTGCTGTGCTTTGCTCTTTTTACATCTGAAGGGTCATATTCCCCCAAATACCTTAGTTTTCCTTCTTCAAAAAATCTTAAAACTCTCCTTTGCTGTGATGCCTGGGTTTAAAGACTGGTTGGTATTATTGAGAACTTCCTTCTCCATTGACAACTGTGTCCTGCTTCTGTCCTTGCCTGTCCTTATTTGTCTATATGTAGCTTGACTAGGAATTTCCAACAGAAAAAGCGTTGCTGTACTGTTGCTGTGGTTAGTGACTGTGAATTAACATCAACTACTGATTGTATCAGCACCTGCCTTTAAAACTTACCAAAAACTGATAAGGATTAAAGTCATGGGGATGGGCTTctctaggagaaaaaaatggacattctCAGTCAGTTTGGTAATCTTGCTGTGAAAGCAGCTGCCCTTCCTAATAAAGGAACAAAAACACTGTGTAGTAGGAAGATGCATTCTGAAGACTTGTGGCAACTAACTGAAACAGTGTTGTTGAAAATAGTTTCTCCTGTTATATCAAATCTGTTTTGGAAGTGACTGTTAATCTggttttctgctctttcagaTTTTTGGAATTTAAGGTGAGTTGTGGGAAAGTTGAGGCAATGTTGTAGTAGTGTTTGATGTTGTAAGGACCCTGCCTTTGACCTTTAAAGAGTTGGAACAATCCAGTTCACAAGTCCCCTCATGATCTTGGAAGTTCATCTGGTTTGTAAATatagaaatactgttttctgtgacCTTTTTCGGGCGGCTTCTGGATTCTGTTGGGTAGTTATGGAATGTtttcaaacaagtattttttcaGAGAACTTCGGTGCAAAGTTACATCAGAAAATTGCCAAATGGGATCTGCTTTCATCACTCTGAAACAGCTGCAA
Proteins encoded in this region:
- the PPM1B gene encoding protein phosphatase 1B isoform X3, with protein sequence MSIVLVCFSNAPKVSDEAVKKDAELDKYLESRVEEIMEKSGEEGMPDLAHVIRILTAENIPNLPPGGGLAGKRNIIEAVYSRLNPHRENEGDPDEAEESGTQGKLVEALRQMRINHRGNYRHLLEEMLTSYRLAKMQGEESTAESAAASTSGIHAGPSDPVPDTHTESGSRLAEIQSSNEDSGMNEMGDKQT